TACAAAATTATATCAACAATAGCTCTCTTTCGGTAGAAAGAAATAACCGGCTCTTTATTAAGGGGCAATTAGACAGTGCTTTAGAGAGTTTAAAACGAGCAGAAAACTCTTTTAAAGCTTTCCAAGAAGAACATCAAGCTATCTCTTTAGATATTCAAGTAGAAGAGACTATTAAGAAAGCGGCGGAGTTAAAAGCTCAAGTTATGTTAATAGAGGTTCAACTTGGAGTAATGAAGAGTTATGTTTCGCCTACCCATCCTGAATTTGAAAAAAAAGAGTTAGAGATAAAGGAGATAAAGAAGCAATTAGCTAAGATAGAAGCAGGTCAAGGAAATCCTGACCCTAATAAAGACCTATCAAGATCTAGTTTATCCATTATTCCTCTTCAAGAGGTTCCTAAAGTGAGTTTAGAATTATTAAGATTAAAAAGAAGTCTTGTGATTCAAGAAATGATCTATAAATTCCTTTTGGAAGAGTATGAAAAAGCTAAAATTTCAGAAGCCAAAGAAGCAATAAAAATAGAAGTTTTAGATAAGGCTACTCCTTCTTTTAAAAAAATAAAACCTAAAATAATATTAAATGTCTTATTAGCCGGAACAACTTCTTTATTCATAGGTATCTTTTTAGCTTTCTTTTTAGAATATCTTGAAAGACAAGGAATTAATATTTATAAAGTATTTTATGGTAGTAAAAAGGAGAAGGATGAGATATCTAATGATAGTCTCAAGTAGGGGGGAGTGAAAAAAGAAGCAGCTTAAGAGTCAAATTCATATCATCATTATTTCCTATGTCCGGTTTTCGTTAATAACTACTATAAGAGGGTAACTGTTTATGCAATTACTAAAGATGCTTTAAAATGAGGATAAGCTTAATTCTTTTTTTAACATTGGTAATTTCTTTATGCCAAATTACTTCTAATGCCAGCCAACCATTCTTAAAGATAAATGAAATTCATCTCGATCTTCTTTGTCTTGATAAATATCTTCAAATTGAAAATAATGATGGAAAAGTCAACCAAGAAGGCCAAAACTATAATCTTATTTTTAATACCCAGATTAATCTCTATAAAAATTTAGTGATCTATCTTAATCCAGAACTAAAGGAGGCCGGAGATTTAAATCTTCTTCAAGGTTACTTAAATCTTAAGTTAAGTAACTCCCAGATTACTTTAGGTAAAAAATCTCTTTGGTGGGGACCAGGGAAACATGGTTCGATGTTACTTTCTAACAATATAGAACCTTTCTTGCTTCTTAAACTTTCTAACGATCAGCCGATAATTTTACCATGGGCAGGGAAACTTTTAGGAGATATTAATTATAGTTGGCTTTTGACACGTCTTGAAGAAGAGAGAGTTATTCCTTATCCCTACCTGACTGGATTAAGAATTAATTTTTCTCCTTCTTTATCATTTAATTTTAGCTTAAATAGGGTAATAATCTTTGGTGGACAGGGAAGAGAAAGCTATTCTTTTAGTGACTACTGGAAGATGATCTTAGCTAGTCATGAGAACGAGCCAGGTAAGCTAAATAACAACCAATTAGCTGGATTTGACTTTACTCTCCAAGCTTCAAATATTAAGTTTATTAAATCTTTTTGGCCACGAGGAGAAGATCTCATTATCTATGGAGATTTTGTAGGAGAAGATGAAGCTGGTTCTCTTCCTTGTAAATGGGGGAGGTTAGGTGGAATTTCGTTAACTGCGTTAAAAAGGAGAGTTAATTTAACCTTAGAATATGCTGACAATAGCCTTAAAAACAGCCGGACTTACTTTTATACTCATGGAATTTATCAAAGTGGCTATACTTATCAGCAGAGAATTATTGGTCACCATATGGGAGGGGATGCTGAGGATTTTTATTTAAATCTAAGCTATCAACTAAGGAGATGTCTTTTAGAATTAACCTATGATCTAGAAAATAAAGGTCTTTCTCTAAGTAATATAGAAAAAAAGAAACAGTACTTAGTTAAGATAGGTGGCTTAAAAAGAGGAAACTTGGCCTTTTCTGCCAAGTATGGCTATCAAAGGATTAAAGATAAAAATAATTTACCCTCCCCTGAAGAAACTAATCAATTAATCTACCTTGAAGTTAAGTTGGCCTTTTTCTAGTCTTCTTGATCTTTCTTTTCATCAAATAAAGCTTCTACGAAATCTTCTGCCTTAAACTCAATTAAATCTTCAAATTTTTCGCCAATTCCTAGATACTCAATAGGAATCATAAATTCGTGGCTAATAGTGACTAAGATGCCTCCTTTAGAAGTCCCATCTAATTTAGTCATAATAAGGCCATCTATACCTACTTCTTGATGGAATAAAGATATCTGCCTTAAAGCGTTTTGACCGGTATTAGCATCTAATATTAATAGGACCTTGCAAAGACCAATTTCCATCTTTTTCTGGCAAATATTCTTTATCTTTTTAAGTTCCTTCATTAAGTTGGCTTGGTTATGCATTCTTCCAGCCGTATCAATAATCACTACCTCTATGTTTCTAACTTTAGCAGCTGTTAAAGCGTCAAATACTACAGCGCCAGGATCAGCTCCATCTTGATGTTTTACCAAGTCTATCTCTAAATTATCGGCCCACTTCTTTAGCTGTTCGATAGCAGCAGCTCGAAAAGTATCAGCAGCCACTAAGAGTATTTTTTTACCTAAAATTTTATACCGATAAGCTATCTTGGCTATGGTGGTAGTCTTTCCTACTCCATTGACCCCTACGACTATTAGGACTAAAGGATATCTTTCTGGGTCTTCTTTTTTTTTACACTTCATCAATATCTTTAAAAGATTCTCCTTGACAGCTTTTAAAAATGACTCTTTATTGGGATAAAAATCATCTTTTAAAAGATTTATTAACTGAGAAGTAGTGCTTACTCCTACATCCGATAAGATTAATGATTCTTCTAATTCTTCTTCCTTGATTATTTCTTTATCTAATAACCTTTTAAAAATATTATGACGGGTTTTAGATAAAACCTTTTTTAGTCTTCCAAAGATATTCTTTTCTTCTTTCATCAATATTTCCATCAACCATTCTTAAATCTAATAAAAAAGGAGAAGAAACTAGTTCTTCTCCTTTTTTATTAGATTTAGTCCCCGCTAAGCCGTGTGGCTGACTTAATTGAACCCTATATAAAAGATACGGTTAATTCCTTTAAAGGTTTTACTGCTTCTATCTAACTAAAGTGATAGCTTGCAATCCACCTCTAAATAAGAATTTCCTTTTATTTAGTGTTGGCTCAATATATACTCACCCATCACCAACTTGGTAGGGACTCACTCTTTAATTTTAAAAATAACATATTAAACTAAATATGACAAGAAAAATATTCTGGCCCTAAATTAATTTAATCGAGCCTTTGTTTCTTCCTTTAATCTATCTATTAAATCTAACCAGCCTTCCATCAAAGGAGATAATTCGTATTCTAATAAATCACATAACATGACCATATCTTTATTTTCAAAAGCCATAATTACTTCTTTGAGAAGATCTTTTAAAGCTAAGATCTCTTCTTCCACGGTCTTTTCGTTAACCTTAATCTGACTATAATTTAAGTTAAAACATCTTCCTGAATTATGGGTTAAAGTAATTAAATCTTCTAAGATGGTGATATCGTCTTGAAAAGCTTCCATAGCTTTAAGATCGTTGCCTGTCTGGAGCTTGACGGCTACATCTATTAAGTCTTTAG
The window above is part of the bacterium genome. Proteins encoded here:
- a CDS encoding capsule assembly Wzi family protein, with protein sequence MRISLILFLTLVISLCQITSNASQPFLKINEIHLDLLCLDKYLQIENNDGKVNQEGQNYNLIFNTQINLYKNLVIYLNPELKEAGDLNLLQGYLNLKLSNSQITLGKKSLWWGPGKHGSMLLSNNIEPFLLLKLSNDQPIILPWAGKLLGDINYSWLLTRLEEERVIPYPYLTGLRINFSPSLSFNFSLNRVIIFGGQGRESYSFSDYWKMILASHENEPGKLNNNQLAGFDFTLQASNIKFIKSFWPRGEDLIIYGDFVGEDEAGSLPCKWGRLGGISLTALKRRVNLTLEYADNSLKNSRTYFYTHGIYQSGYTYQQRIIGHHMGGDAEDFYLNLSYQLRRCLLELTYDLENKGLSLSNIEKKKQYLVKIGGLKRGNLAFSAKYGYQRIKDKNNLPSPEETNQLIYLEVKLAFF
- the ftsY gene encoding signal recognition particle-docking protein FtsY, yielding MKEEKNIFGRLKKVLSKTRHNIFKRLLDKEIIKEEELEESLILSDVGVSTTSQLINLLKDDFYPNKESFLKAVKENLLKILMKCKKKEDPERYPLVLIVVGVNGVGKTTTIAKIAYRYKILGKKILLVAADTFRAAAIEQLKKWADNLEIDLVKHQDGADPGAVVFDALTAAKVRNIEVVIIDTAGRMHNQANLMKELKKIKNICQKKMEIGLCKVLLILDANTGQNALRQISLFHQEVGIDGLIMTKLDGTSKGGILVTISHEFMIPIEYLGIGEKFEDLIEFKAEDFVEALFDEKKDQED